One segment of Carassius auratus strain Wakin chromosome 2, ASM336829v1, whole genome shotgun sequence DNA contains the following:
- the LOC113117890 gene encoding ankyrin repeat domain-containing protein 33B-like, producing the protein MVLMTENGTAGGVLLVKDHQHYTGQNRARGWNNEESSIQSSSFVVPTEDCYYADDEDHHRYDDDDDDDIYQEFEELDFSELPDTKSIVSDDSFYPPDDSLNFEKCQNPESPEPISFFKACCTNNAIIVKIMIRQGVTEEEVREVDRNNRTGLIVACYQGYVDVVIALSQCPYVDVNWQDKEGNTALMTAAQAGHSMITNYLLNYFPGLDTDCRNCHGFTAMMKAAMQGRAECVRSLMMTGADIEARDLGRKLTPLEWALFTGRYETADLMARLMEQPCAEQFCDSYHMEWPMLSKLVACSKQPKSCWRKFSECVCNLFTISLKTNPLDEGVMDYMVRMTTALASPFIATACHTVCPGSPPCVGKRRPAVQDILRRQRLAELKNLGPERLNNYKRLFQNSRVLLVPKKQERRASLQPQLLHSVAIASTALRRSSLLPLHMMRRSSVRPGIVVPKVLLLKAPPPSYIPERPPRRTSKDSPHIQIPKWKYKALKEERKKAERLERLRMPTGSKK; encoded by the exons ATGGTGCTAATGACTGAGAATGGTACTGCAGGAGGTGTACTTCTGGTCAAAGATCACCAACACTACACCGGCCAAAACCGAGCGAGAGGCTGGAACAATGAAGAGTCCTCAATACAAAGCTCCTCTTTTGTGGTACCAACAGAGGACTGTTATTATGCAGATGATGAAGACCACCAtcgttatgatgatgatgatgacgatgacaTCTACCAAGAATTCGAGGAGTTGGATTTCTCAGAACTACCAGATACCAAGAGCATTGTGTCAGACGATTCCTTCTACCCACCTGATGATTCGCTCAACTTTGAAAAATGTCAGAATCCTGAGAGCCCCGAGCCAATCAGCTTCTTCAAAGCATGCTGCACTAACAACGCCATCATCGTCAAAATCATGATAAGACAAGGTGTGACGGAGGAGGAAGTACGAGAGGTGGACAGAAATAACAGA ACGGGTCTGATAGTGGCGTGTTACCAGGGCTACGTGGATGTGGTCATTGCACTTTCTCAGTGTCCATATGTGGATGTGAACTGGCAAGATAAAGAAGGGAATACGGCTCTCATGACTGCTGCACAAGCAG GCCACAGTATGATTACCAACTACCTGCTGAACTATTTTCCCGGGCTTGACACTGACTGCAGGAACTGCCATGGCTTCACAGCGATGATGAAAGCAGCTATGCAGGGTCGAGCTGAATGCGTACGGTCTCTCATGATGACAG GAGCAGACATTGAAGCAAGGGACTTAGGCCGTAAGCTGACTCCACTTGAATGGGCCCTGTTCACGGGCCGCTACGAGACCGCCGACCTGATGGCCCGACTGATGGAACAGCCATGTGCCGAACAGTTCTGTGACTCTTACCACATGGAGTGGCCTATGCTAAGCAAACTGGTGGCTTGTTCAAAACAGCCCAAGTCCTGCTGGAGAAAGTTCTCAGAGTGCGTCTGTAACTTGTTTACCATCAGCTTGAAGACCAACCCTTTGGATGAAGGCGTCATGGACTACATGGTACGCATGACCACAGCGCTGGCCAGCCCTTTCATAGCCACCGCCTGCCACACCGTGTGCCCGGGCAGCCCTCCGTGTGTAGGAAAACGTCGCCCTGCTGTCCAGGACATCCTCCGTAGACAGCGTCTGGCTGAGCTGAAGAACCTTGGACCCGAGCGCCTCAACAACTACAAGCGCCTATTCCAAAACTCCAGGGTCCTGCTGGTGCCGAAGAAGCAGGAGCGGCGCGCCAGTCTGCAGCCGCAGTTACTGCACAGTGTCGCGATTGCCTCCACGGCTCTGAGGAGAAGCAGCCTGCTGCCGCTTCACATGATGCGCAGGAGCAGCGTCCGTCCTGGGATCGTGGTTCCTAAAGTCCTGCTGTTGAAAGCACCTCCTCCTTCATACATCCCTGAGCGTCCGCCGCGCAGAACTTCAAAAGATTCACCACACATACAAATCCCTAAATGGAAGTACAAAGCTCTAAAGGAGGAGAGGAAGAAAGCTGAACGCTTGGAAAGATTGAGAATGCCTACTGGGAGCAAAAAGTGA